One part of the Paroedura picta isolate Pp20150507F chromosome 5, Ppicta_v3.0, whole genome shotgun sequence genome encodes these proteins:
- the LOC143837212 gene encoding uncharacterized protein LOC143837212, whose product MIKLLVLCLLTTLVTGKSEVEPKVEPKVEPKAEPKAEPKAEPNAEPKEEPKAEPKEDPKEEPKEEPKEDPKEDPKEDPKAQPKEEPKEDPKEEPKAQPKEDPKAQPKEDPKEDPKAQPKEDPKEDPKEDPKAQPKEDPKEDPKEEPKAQPKEDPKEDPKAQPKEDPKEDPKAQPKEEPKAEPKEDPKEDPKAQPKEDPKEDPKAKPKEEPKEDPKAQPKEEPKAEPKEDPKEDPKAQPKEDPKEDPKAQPKEEPKEDPKAQPKEEPKAEPKEDPKEEPKAQPKEDPKEEPKEDPKEDPKAQPKEDPKEDPKAEPKEDPKEDPKAQPKEDPKEDPKAQPKEEPKEDPKAQPKEEPKAEPKEGPKEEPKAQPKEDPKEDPKAQPKEEPKEDPKAQPKEDPKAQPKEDPKEEPKAQPKEDPKEDPKAQPKEEPKAQPKEEPKAEPKEDPKEEPKAQPKEDPKEDPKAQPKEDPKEEPKTKPKEDPKGDPKAQPKEDPKGEPKTKPKEDPKGDPKADPKAEPKAESLTCKCTSGTNCSHNLCTAKASHRFCATSAEENTLATDGISSSTERFCGSDVGFCNVTIAITLNKHVYWRSRTVCCNDTNCNSDSLDAPSVDNTPSRLVCPSCFSTDKSNCTLSLMKCAASEIKCIDVSGRIKNGSHTETFFGQGCATPSAKLITKGTTMVFGNTVYQFISSTMRDATDGASQTPGSVPLIFLLSSLVGLLQAKFIY is encoded by the exons ATGATTAAACTCCTTGTCCTCTGCCTTTTGACTACCCTTGTTACAGGGAAATCTGAAGTGGAACCAAAAGTAGAACCTAAAGTGGAACCAAAAGCGGAACCTAAAGCCGAACCAAAAGCAGAACCTAACGCCGAACCTAAAGAGGAACCTAAAGCCGAAcctaaagaggaccctaaagaggaacctaaagaggaacctaaagaggaccctaaagaggaccctaaagaggaccctaaagcccaacctaaagaggaacctaaagaggaccctaaagAGGAACCTAAAGCCCAAcctaaagaggaccctaaagcccaacctaaagaggaccctaaagaggaccctaaagcccaacctaaagaggaccctaaagaggaccctaaagaggaccctaaagcccaacctaaagaggaccctaaagaggaccctaaagAGGAACCTAAAGCCCAACCTAAAGAGGACCCAAAAGAGGACCCTAAAGCCCAAcctaaagaggaccctaaagaggaccctaaagCCCAACCTAAAGAGGAACCTAAAGCCGAAcctaaagaggaccctaaagaggaccctaaagcccaacctaaagaggaccctaaagaggaccctaaagCCAAACCTAAAGAGGAAcctaaagaggaccctaaagCCCAACCTAAAGAGGAACCTAAAGCCGAAcctaaagaggaccctaaagaggaccctaaagcccaacctaaagaggaccctaaagaggaccctaaagcccaacctaaagaggaacctaaagaggaccctaaagCCCAACCTAAAGAGGAACCTAAAGCCGAAcctaaagaggaccctaaagAGGAACCTAAAGCCCAAcctaaagaggaccctaaagaggaacctaaagaggaccctaaagaggaccctaaagcccaacctaaagaggaccctaaagaggaccctaaagccgaacctaaagaggaccctaaagaggaccctaaagcccaacctaaagaggaccctaaagaggaccctaaagcccaacctaaagaggaacctaaagaggaccctaaagCCCAACCTAAAGAGGAACCTAAAGCCGAACCTAAAGAGGGCCCTAAAGAGGAACCTAAAGCCCAAcctaaagaggaccctaaagaggaccctaaagcccaacctaaagaggaacctaaagaggaccctaaagcccaacctaaagaggaccctaaagcccaacctaaagaggaccctaaagAAGAACCTAAAGCCCAAcctaaagaggaccctaaagaggaccctaaagCCCAACCTAAAGAGGAACCTAAAGCCCAACCTAAAGAGGAACCTAAAGCCGAAcctaaagaggaccctaaagAGGAACCTAAAGCCCAACCTAAAGAGGACCCAAAAGAGGACCCTAAAGCCCAAcctaaagaggaccctaaagAGGAACCTAAAACCAAAcctaaagaggaccctaaagGGGACCCTAAAGCACAAcctaaagaggaccctaaagGGGAACCTAAAACCAAACCTAAAGAAGACCCTAAAGGGGACCCAAAAGCGGACCCAAAAGCAGAACCTAAAGCGGAATCCCTCACTTGTAAGTGCACCTCAGGGACAAACTGTTCCCATAACCTCTGCACGGCGAAAGCATCCCACCGCTTCTGCGCCACCTCAGCAGAAGAGAATACCCTTG caacagatGGAATCTCGAGTTCCACGGAGCGTTTCTGCGGGTCCGACGTTGGTTTTTGCAATGTGACTATTGCCATCACCCTGAATAAACACGTTTATTGGAGGAGCCGAACTGTATGCTGCAATGACACCAACTGCAATTCTGACTCCCTTGATG CACCATCGGTGGACAACACTCCCAGCAGGCTGGTGTGCCCCTCCTGCTTTTCTACTGACAAGTCGAACTGCACGCTTAGCCTCATGAAATGTGCTGCATCTGAGATCAAATGCATTGATGTCTCTGGGAGGATCAAGAATG GTAGCCACACTGAGACATTTTTTGGTCAGGGCTGTGCCACCCCTTCGGCCAAACTTATTACAAAAGGCACCACGATGGTCTTTGGAAATACCGTCTACCAATTTATCAGCAGCACCATGAGAGATGCCACAGATGGAGCTAGCCAGACTCCAGGGAGTGTTCCATTAATCTTCCTCCTGTCCAGTTTGGTTGGACTCCTGCAAGCCAAATTCATCTACTGA